One Paenibacillus sp. FSL H7-0737 DNA segment encodes these proteins:
- a CDS encoding DUF421 domain-containing protein, translated as MEIFVTIGVKLIISFFGLWIITFITGRKTLSQLTPLDFLSSLILSEIVGNTIYDNEVKIWHLLFALFIWTALSYLFEKATTHFVKFGNMAEGRTVLLIDDGKVNQDLMEKYDIEFTQLLFMLRQQNIFSLSEVKYALLETNGSLSIMRKSEEEQSEQSSSFSITVIDKGRLLEDSMRGRPMNKIQIQEWIREHGYQCVEDIAYAEYKEDGSLYIIPKNKP; from the coding sequence ATGGAGATATTTGTAACTATAGGTGTCAAACTGATCATTAGTTTCTTTGGTTTGTGGATCATTACCTTTATTACTGGCCGCAAGACGCTTAGTCAATTGACGCCACTTGATTTCCTGTCATCATTGATTTTAAGTGAGATTGTAGGGAATACGATATATGATAATGAGGTGAAGATCTGGCATCTGCTGTTTGCGCTTTTCATCTGGACCGCTTTGTCTTATTTGTTTGAAAAGGCAACGACCCATTTTGTGAAGTTCGGGAACATGGCGGAAGGCCGGACGGTGTTGCTTATTGACGATGGCAAAGTGAATCAGGATTTGATGGAGAAATACGATATTGAGTTTACCCAACTGCTGTTTATGCTGCGGCAGCAAAATATTTTTTCTCTAAGTGAAGTGAAGTATGCTCTGCTCGAAACGAATGGCTCACTGTCGATTATGCGCAAGTCTGAAGAGGAGCAATCGGAGCAGTCTTCCTCTTTTTCCATTACAGTTATTGATAAAGGTAGGCTGCTGGAAGATTCGATGCGTGGCAGACCGATGAATAAGATACAGATCCAGGAATGGATCAGGGAGCATGGCTATCAATGCGTTGAGGACATTGCTTATGCTGAATACAAGGAAGACGGATCACTCTATATCATACCTAAAAACAAACCATAA
- a CDS encoding MDR family MFS transporter yields the protein MESTAAVQVKRPALMAFSLMLGAFVGLFSETALNMAFTNLMDEFSINASTVQWLTTGYLLVLGILVPISALLMQWFTTRQLFTASLLLSIIGTLIAALSPNFTSLLIARLVQALGTGLLLPLMTNIILIIFPAHKRGTVMGMMGLVIMCAPAIGPTLSGLIVDHLGWEFIFWTSLPLLLFTFGFGLTFIKNVAKISKPKIDILSILLSTFGFGGIVFGFSNIADHALSEIIVYLPLIVGVISLILFVLRQFKLETPMLNLRVFKYPMFTIGLIMVFLGMMIILSSAILLPLYLKGGLLLSATAAGILLLPGSVINGAMAPVTGRIFDKFGPKLLLPLGFSIATIAGFLFTSNSTETSNLTFILIHCAMFIGLAMVIMPAQTNGLNQLPVKYYPDGAAVMNTLQQIAGALGTTFAVTLMSSGQTRFANTHPTAAQPEILTAGITHAYLFIAAIAVIGLILSLFVKRIRVY from the coding sequence ATGGAATCAACAGCAGCTGTTCAAGTTAAACGTCCCGCCCTAATGGCCTTCTCCCTTATGCTAGGAGCATTCGTCGGACTATTTAGTGAAACTGCCTTAAATATGGCTTTTACCAACTTAATGGATGAATTTTCAATCAACGCCTCAACGGTTCAATGGCTAACCACAGGATATTTACTTGTATTAGGTATCCTCGTTCCGATATCCGCCCTATTAATGCAATGGTTTACCACTAGACAATTATTCACAGCATCCTTGTTATTATCTATCATTGGTACTTTAATTGCTGCCCTCTCCCCCAATTTCACCTCCTTATTAATTGCGCGTTTAGTGCAAGCCTTGGGAACTGGTTTATTGCTGCCCCTAATGACGAACATTATTCTAATAATTTTCCCTGCACATAAACGTGGAACTGTCATGGGGATGATGGGACTTGTTATTATGTGCGCACCGGCCATCGGGCCAACTTTGTCTGGTTTGATCGTGGATCATTTGGGCTGGGAGTTTATCTTTTGGACAAGTTTACCTTTATTATTATTTACATTTGGATTCGGATTAACATTTATCAAAAATGTAGCCAAAATCTCTAAACCTAAAATAGATATTTTATCCATTCTACTTTCTACTTTCGGATTTGGTGGCATCGTATTTGGATTTAGCAACATCGCTGATCATGCTTTAAGTGAAATCATTGTCTATCTGCCTCTTATCGTTGGTGTCATCAGCTTAATTCTGTTTGTATTAAGACAGTTTAAGTTGGAAACGCCGATGCTAAATTTACGAGTGTTTAAATATCCTATGTTTACAATAGGTCTGATAATGGTCTTTTTAGGAATGATGATCATTTTATCCTCTGCCATTTTATTACCGTTATATTTAAAAGGAGGTTTATTGTTATCAGCTACAGCTGCAGGAATTCTACTCCTTCCAGGGAGTGTGATTAACGGAGCTATGGCTCCAGTTACGGGTAGAATATTTGATAAATTCGGTCCAAAATTATTGCTGCCGCTTGGATTCTCCATCGCAACCATTGCAGGTTTTCTATTTACAAGCAATTCTACTGAAACCAGTAACCTGACCTTTATTTTAATACACTGCGCTATGTTTATCGGATTAGCTATGGTCATTATGCCCGCTCAAACCAATGGCTTAAATCAGTTACCCGTGAAATACTATCCGGATGGGGCTGCTGTTATGAACACACTTCAACAAATCGCAGGTGCTCTTGGTACAACGTTCGCCGTTACACTAATGTCTAGCGGACAAACACGATTCGCGAATACACATCCAACTGCTGCACAGCCTGAAATTTTAACCGCAGGAATTACACATGCATACTTATTTATCGCAGCAATTGCAGTTATCGGATTAATTTTATCGTTATTTGTGAAGCGTATTAGAGTTTATTAA
- a CDS encoding GNAT family N-acetyltransferase, protein MGISLCKADVSDAEFIHQMQVKAFMPLLEKYKDYETSPANESVEKMIDRINQSFTDYFMIKNSDIVVGGVRIVKKENNTYRVSPIFIMPEYQGMGIAQQVFAIIEQRYNDAKKWELDSIEQEQRNCYLYEKVGYKRTEETKQINDKLTLVFYEKTID, encoded by the coding sequence ATGGGGATTTCTTTATGTAAAGCAGACGTAAGTGATGCGGAATTTATTCATCAAATGCAAGTCAAAGCCTTTATGCCATTACTGGAGAAATATAAGGATTATGAAACCAGCCCTGCCAATGAGTCCGTAGAAAAAATGATAGATCGAATTAATCAGTCTTTTACAGATTATTTTATGATTAAGAATTCTGATATTGTTGTGGGCGGTGTCCGAATCGTTAAAAAGGAAAACAATACTTACCGTGTCAGCCCTATATTTATTATGCCAGAATACCAGGGGATGGGGATCGCCCAGCAGGTTTTTGCAATCATTGAACAGAGATATAATGACGCGAAAAAATGGGAGCTGGATAGTATTGAGCAAGAGCAGAGGAACTGCTATTTATATGAAAAGGTAGGATATAAACGAACAGAAGAAACAAAGCAAATTAATGATAAGTTAACTTTAGTATTTTATGAAAAAACTATTGATTAA
- a CDS encoding ATP-binding protein, translating into MILIEKIITNIKNRDRIMQSERLNVVSELAASVSHEIRNPLTVTSGFLQLLNKSKTITREEKQYVELSLLELQRAEKIVSDYLSFAKPQSDNMVYSNMQEEAEYTKNIIMPYATMHKVEVKFNFNNSLFKNYDRNQIQQCLINLYKNGIEAMKEKDGGTLFIDISEKKQNIIISIRDTGIGMTKEEISRLGKPYYSTKAEGTGLGMLMVYSTIDKVKGIVEVDSEKGKGTTFLITIPT; encoded by the coding sequence ATGATCTTAATAGAAAAGATTATTACTAATATTAAGAATCGCGACCGAATTATGCAATCTGAAAGATTAAATGTCGTGAGCGAGCTAGCGGCAAGTGTATCACATGAAATCAGAAACCCGCTTACAGTGACCAGCGGTTTTTTGCAGCTGTTGAATAAATCGAAGACGATCACAAGGGAGGAGAAACAGTACGTAGAGTTATCTCTATTAGAATTACAGAGGGCTGAAAAAATCGTGAGTGACTATCTTTCATTTGCTAAGCCGCAATCCGATAATATGGTTTATTCCAACATGCAGGAGGAGGCAGAATATACTAAGAATATCATCATGCCTTATGCCACTATGCACAAAGTAGAGGTCAAATTTAATTTTAATAATTCGCTATTCAAAAATTATGATCGGAACCAAATACAGCAATGTCTTATTAATCTGTATAAAAATGGAATCGAAGCCATGAAGGAAAAGGACGGTGGTACGCTGTTCATCGATATTTCGGAAAAAAAACAAAATATTATTATCAGTATTCGCGATACTGGCATTGGAATGACAAAGGAAGAAATATCGCGTCTCGGTAAACCGTATTATTCGACCAAAGCTGAAGGTACGGGACTGGGGATGCTTATGGTCTACAGTACCATTGATAAAGTGAAAGGCATTGTTGAAGTTGATAGTGAAAAAGGAAAAGGCACAACGTTCCTTATCACCATTCCAACATAA